Proteins from one Sphingopyxis terrae subsp. terrae NBRC 15098 genomic window:
- a CDS encoding isocitrate lyase — translation MGYQEDMAQAGRLIRDYDGTWDGISGESVARMRAQNKFRTGLDIARYTARIMRADMAAYDADPANYTQSLGCWHGFIAQQKMISVKKHFGTTKGRYIYLSGWMIAALRSEFGPLPDQSMHEKTSVPALIEEIYTFLRQADARELGMLFRDLDAARAEGDELKAKQVQAAIDNYETHVVPIIADIDAGFGNAEATYLLAKKMIEAGACALQIENQVSDEKQCGHQDGKVTVPHEDFIAKIRACRYAFMELGVEDGIIVTRTDSLGAGLTKQIAFSKEPGDLGDRYNSFLDCEEVEGAGNPGDVLINRDGKLMRPKRLPSNLYQFRPGTGEDRCVMDCIASLQNGADLLWIETEKPHIEQIAGMVDRIREVVPNAKLAYNNSPSFNWTLNFRQQVFDSWQAEGKDVSAYDRAKLMSADYDETELSIEADNRIRTFQRDAAKRAGIFHHLITLPTYHTAALSTDNLAKEYFGDEAMLGYVKGVQRKEIRQGIACVKHQNMSGSDIGDDHKEYFAGEAALKAAGKDNTMNQFAA, via the coding sequence ATGGGTTATCAGGAAGACATGGCACAGGCTGGCCGCCTCATCCGCGACTATGATGGCACCTGGGACGGCATCAGCGGCGAGAGCGTCGCGCGCATGCGCGCCCAGAACAAGTTCCGCACCGGCCTCGACATCGCCCGCTACACCGCGCGGATCATGCGCGCCGATATGGCCGCCTATGACGCCGATCCCGCCAACTACACCCAGTCGCTCGGCTGCTGGCACGGCTTCATCGCGCAGCAGAAGATGATCTCGGTCAAGAAGCATTTCGGCACCACCAAGGGCCGCTACATCTATCTGTCGGGCTGGATGATTGCGGCGCTGCGCAGCGAATTCGGTCCGCTGCCCGACCAGTCGATGCACGAAAAGACCAGCGTCCCGGCGCTGATCGAGGAAATCTACACCTTCCTGCGTCAGGCCGACGCCCGCGAACTCGGCATGCTGTTCCGCGATCTCGACGCCGCGCGCGCCGAGGGCGACGAACTCAAGGCCAAGCAGGTTCAGGCCGCAATCGACAATTATGAAACGCATGTCGTGCCGATCATTGCCGACATCGACGCGGGCTTCGGCAATGCCGAGGCGACCTACCTGCTCGCCAAGAAGATGATCGAAGCCGGCGCCTGCGCGCTGCAGATCGAAAATCAGGTTTCGGACGAAAAGCAGTGCGGTCACCAGGACGGCAAGGTCACCGTGCCGCACGAAGACTTTATCGCGAAGATCCGCGCCTGCCGCTACGCCTTCATGGAACTCGGCGTCGAGGATGGGATCATCGTGACGCGCACCGACAGCCTCGGCGCGGGCCTGACCAAGCAGATCGCCTTCTCGAAGGAACCCGGCGACCTTGGCGACCGGTATAACAGCTTCCTCGACTGCGAAGAGGTCGAAGGCGCGGGCAACCCCGGCGACGTCCTGATCAACCGCGACGGCAAGCTGATGCGCCCGAAGCGCCTGCCCTCGAACCTTTATCAGTTCCGCCCCGGAACTGGCGAGGATCGCTGCGTTATGGACTGCATCGCCAGCCTTCAGAACGGCGCCGACCTGCTGTGGATCGAAACCGAAAAGCCGCACATCGAACAGATCGCCGGCATGGTCGATCGCATCCGCGAAGTCGTCCCCAATGCGAAACTCGCCTATAATAATTCGCCGAGCTTCAACTGGACGCTCAACTTCCGCCAGCAGGTGTTCGACAGCTGGCAGGCCGAAGGCAAGGACGTCAGCGCCTATGATCGCGCCAAGCTGATGAGCGCCGATTATGACGAGACGGAGCTGTCGATCGAAGCCGACAACCGCATCCGCACCTTCCAGCGCGACGCGGCGAAGCGGGCGGGCATCTTCCACCACCTCATCACGCTGCCGACCTATCACACTGCGGCGCTCAGCACCGACAATCTCGCCAAGGAATATTTCGGCGACGAAGCGATGCTCGGCTACGTCAAGGGCGTCCAGCGCAAGGAAATCCGCCAGGGCATCGCCTGCGTGAAGCATCAGAACATGTCGGGCAGCGACATCGGCGACGACCACAAGGAATATTTCGCCGGCGAAGCGGCTCTGAAGGCCGCGGGCAAGGACAATACGATGAACCAGTTCGCCGCCTGA
- a CDS encoding 3-hydroxybutyrate dehydrogenase, with protein sequence MRLQGKTALVTGSTSGIGLGIAKALAAEGANIIINGFGEAAAIEAERAALQVLNSGKAAYDGADLTKPDEIEAMFKRADKDMGGVDILVNNAGMQYVAPVEDFPVEKWDMIIALNLTAAFHTIRHAVPGMRKKGWGRIIGTASAHSLVASPFKSAYVTAKHGLAGLTKTVALEVADAGITVNCISPGYVWTPLVENQIPDTMKARHMTREQVINDVLLAGQPTKQFVTVEQVAAIAAFLTRDEAANITGANLSVDGGWTAA encoded by the coding sequence TCGGGCATCGGCCTCGGCATTGCCAAGGCGCTCGCCGCCGAGGGCGCGAACATCATCATCAACGGCTTCGGCGAAGCGGCGGCGATCGAAGCCGAACGCGCGGCGCTGCAGGTGCTGAACAGCGGCAAGGCCGCCTATGATGGTGCCGACCTGACCAAGCCCGACGAGATCGAGGCGATGTTCAAGCGCGCCGACAAGGACATGGGCGGCGTCGACATCCTCGTGAACAATGCGGGCATGCAATATGTCGCGCCGGTCGAGGATTTCCCGGTCGAAAAATGGGACATGATCATCGCGCTCAACCTGACCGCGGCTTTCCACACGATCCGCCATGCGGTTCCGGGGATGCGCAAGAAGGGATGGGGGCGGATCATCGGGACCGCATCGGCGCACTCGCTCGTCGCCTCGCCGTTCAAATCGGCCTATGTCACCGCGAAACATGGTCTGGCTGGCCTGACCAAGACGGTTGCGCTGGAAGTTGCCGATGCGGGCATCACGGTCAATTGCATCAGCCCCGGCTATGTCTGGACGCCGCTCGTCGAAAACCAGATCCCCGATACGATGAAGGCGCGGCATATGACGCGCGAGCAGGTCATCAACGACGTGCTGCTCGCTGGTCAGCCGACCAAGCAGTTCGTGACGGTCGAGCAAGTGGCCGCGATCGCCGCCTTCCTGACCCGCGACGAGGCCGCGAACATCACTGGCGCCAATCTGAGCGTCGATGGCGGCTGGACCGCCGCCTGA
- a CDS encoding DUF465 domain-containing protein, translating to MSMNTHIYRLTVLHRKLDDAVRRERGRRGGDPFRLLRLKKLKLAVKDRLAMLARRPAFGR from the coding sequence ATGTCCATGAATACCCACATTTATCGATTGACCGTGCTGCACCGCAAGCTCGACGACGCCGTGCGTCGCGAGCGCGGACGGCGTGGCGGCGATCCGTTTCGCCTGTTGCGGCTGAAGAAGCTGAAGCTGGCGGTCAAGGATCGCCTTGCCATGCTCGCGCGGCGCCCGGCCTTCGGCCGCTAA
- a CDS encoding WYL domain-containing protein codes for MNDTRLKLMEAIARKRTVTARYNGNVMRLAPHLMFERHGALFVSALNLDKNWRSDDERRLGHFKLDGLAQTELVDEGFDPLPAFEPVAPKDEDTLVLSI; via the coding sequence ATGAACGATACCCGACTGAAACTGATGGAAGCCATCGCGCGCAAGCGAACCGTGACCGCGCGCTACAATGGCAATGTGATGCGCCTCGCGCCGCATCTGATGTTCGAACGCCACGGCGCGCTGTTCGTCAGCGCGCTCAACCTCGACAAGAATTGGCGTTCCGACGACGAGCGCCGGCTCGGCCATTTCAAGCTCGATGGACTGGCGCAGACCGAGCTGGTCGACGAAGGCTTCGACCCGCTCCCGGCCTTTGAGCCCGTGGCGCCGAAGGACGAAGACACGCTCGTCCTGTCGATCTAA
- a CDS encoding helix-turn-helix domain-containing protein, producing MEVLRLLVAGHTVKTIAARLGRSETSINERLRSARRKTGVGSSRELARLLDLQETCDENIDLPKPPSDVEPLAHTATIGVRGSKGLIAMLFAISLAAAGLMFAAAPSDDQPGSSNAAHDTASRSLPLVGRWSLDASQLPEKERPRRVTISFRPAQDGKWTTRVEIVAPDGSVKYSESTAALDGVAVPITGNMGFIDTVALRQPAPDTLVMTLGKAGTRVSTRVYTVAKDLKSMTETIVWSSDNSQKLETTHFNRVE from the coding sequence GTGGAGGTTTTGCGCCTGTTGGTCGCCGGGCATACCGTCAAGACCATCGCGGCGCGCCTGGGGCGTTCGGAAACCTCGATCAATGAGCGCCTGCGCTCCGCCCGCCGCAAGACGGGGGTCGGCAGCAGCCGCGAATTGGCGCGCCTTCTCGACCTCCAAGAAACTTGTGACGAAAATATCGATCTTCCGAAACCGCCCTCCGATGTGGAGCCGTTGGCGCACACCGCAACCATCGGGGTTCGCGGTTCGAAAGGATTGATCGCCATGCTCTTTGCAATATCCCTGGCCGCCGCCGGGTTGATGTTTGCGGCCGCCCCGTCCGATGACCAGCCGGGTTCATCGAACGCCGCCCATGATACGGCATCGCGTTCCTTGCCGCTGGTCGGAAGATGGTCGCTGGACGCATCGCAGTTGCCCGAAAAAGAACGGCCCCGGCGAGTGACGATCAGCTTCCGGCCGGCGCAGGACGGCAAGTGGACAACGCGCGTCGAAATCGTCGCGCCCGACGGCTCGGTCAAATATTCGGAATCGACCGCCGCGCTCGATGGCGTCGCCGTGCCGATCACCGGCAATATGGGGTTCATCGACACCGTCGCCCTGCGTCAGCCGGCACCGGACACATTGGTCATGACATTGGGAAAGGCAGGCACCCGGGTATCGACGCGGGTCTATACCGTCGCCAAGGATCTGAAATCGATGACCGAAACGATCGTCTGGTCGAGCGACAATAGCCAGAAGCTGGAAACCACGCATTTCAATCGCGTCGAGTGA
- a CDS encoding HD-GYP domain-containing protein, giving the protein MLVRIKPEEAQIGMFVHGFEGSWFDHPFWRRHFRVETMEQLLRIRASAIDALIIDKSRSDIDEATDAPWPESVAAKLPARPQPSRAAARPIAWPEPMVPPPPPPRDEPRQRKGYAAECRRARRAIERSREAVSEMFETARLGRAVEARRMVPLAKSIGASIERDPKALINLVRLKEKDQYTYLHSVAVCALMMNFARHLELDERVVQDLGVAGLLHDVGKIAISDDILTKSGALSDLERDSVRGHPAAGHQLLANSKDVPEAALEVCLRHHEKVDGAGYPDGLSGEALSLFARMGAICDVYDAVTSERPYKDPWTPCEALTEMQQWHGHFDSRLLEQFADSLGIYPVGTLVRLSCGELGVVTGSAGDYAEDVMVRIFFDCETLTEIAFHDRAIGPSADNPRIVGRDSPTFWRFADWDAMRQRILAAQVDILPAEENGARLAP; this is encoded by the coding sequence ATGTTGGTTCGGATAAAGCCCGAAGAGGCTCAGATCGGGATGTTCGTCCACGGCTTTGAAGGCTCGTGGTTCGATCACCCATTTTGGCGTCGGCATTTTCGCGTCGAAACGATGGAACAATTGCTGCGTATCCGCGCCTCCGCAATCGACGCGCTGATCATCGACAAGAGCCGCAGCGACATCGATGAAGCGACAGACGCGCCGTGGCCCGAGTCGGTCGCGGCGAAACTTCCTGCGCGTCCCCAGCCATCGCGCGCCGCGGCACGGCCGATCGCCTGGCCCGAGCCCATGGTGCCCCCGCCTCCGCCGCCGCGCGACGAACCGCGCCAGCGCAAGGGCTATGCCGCCGAATGTCGCCGCGCGCGCCGCGCCATCGAACGGTCGCGCGAAGCGGTCAGCGAAATGTTCGAGACGGCTCGGCTGGGCCGCGCGGTCGAGGCCCGGCGGATGGTGCCGCTCGCCAAATCGATCGGCGCGTCGATCGAACGCGATCCCAAGGCGCTGATCAATCTCGTCCGCCTGAAGGAAAAGGACCAATATACCTATCTCCATTCGGTGGCGGTGTGCGCGCTGATGATGAATTTCGCGCGGCATCTGGAACTCGATGAGCGCGTCGTGCAGGATCTGGGCGTCGCCGGACTGCTTCACGATGTCGGCAAGATTGCGATTTCGGACGACATTTTGACCAAGTCGGGGGCGCTGTCGGATCTTGAGCGCGATTCGGTGCGCGGGCATCCGGCGGCTGGCCACCAATTGCTCGCCAATTCGAAGGATGTTCCCGAGGCGGCGCTCGAAGTCTGCCTGCGGCACCATGAGAAGGTCGATGGCGCCGGCTATCCCGATGGCCTGTCGGGCGAGGCATTGTCGCTGTTCGCGCGGATGGGTGCCATCTGCGACGTCTATGACGCGGTGACGTCGGAGCGTCCCTACAAGGATCCGTGGACGCCGTGCGAGGCGCTGACCGAAATGCAGCAATGGCACGGGCATTTCGATAGCCGTCTGCTCGAACAATTCGCCGACAGCCTGGGCATTTATCCGGTCGGGACGCTGGTGCGGCTGTCGTGCGGCGAACTGGGCGTCGTGACGGGCAGCGCGGGCGACTATGCTGAGGATGTCATGGTGCGCATCTTCTTCGACTGCGAGACGCTGACCGAGATCGCGTTCCACGACCGCGCCATCGGGCCATCGGCAGATAATCCGCGTATTGTCGGACGCGACAGCCCGACCTTCTGGCGCTTCGCCGACTGGGACGCGATGCGCCAGCGGATATTGGCAGCGCAGGTCGATATCCTGCCCGCGGAGGAGAATGGCGCGCGCCTCGCGCCCTAA
- a CDS encoding DUF4893 domain-containing protein, whose amino-acid sequence MRGRTTLVSTLALGLTLGACQTVPAVPPSAADALASAGTWRATATDQDKERIRSWYKSWQAALTDARAKGYGAEIEREGVLLEPMAALPNPHIPAGDYRCRTIKLGTQGRSTLAYIAYDRFRCRIADEQGIASFVKLTGSQRPVGLIFPDSLNRQVFLGTLQLGDERLAIDYGTDRMRDMAGLLERIGDNRWRLVLPAPAYESLLDVIELVPAN is encoded by the coding sequence ATGCGGGGTCGCACTACGCTTGTTTCTACCCTGGCGCTGGGGTTGACCCTTGGCGCCTGCCAGACCGTGCCCGCCGTGCCGCCTTCGGCGGCCGACGCCCTTGCGTCCGCAGGAACGTGGCGCGCGACGGCGACCGATCAGGACAAGGAACGCATACGCAGCTGGTACAAGAGCTGGCAGGCGGCGCTGACCGATGCGCGCGCGAAAGGCTACGGCGCCGAAATCGAGCGCGAGGGCGTTTTGCTCGAGCCGATGGCGGCGCTGCCCAATCCGCACATTCCCGCCGGCGATTACCGGTGCCGGACGATCAAGCTCGGTACGCAGGGGCGCAGCACGCTCGCCTATATCGCTTATGACCGGTTCCGGTGCCGCATCGCCGACGAGCAGGGCATCGCGAGCTTCGTCAAGCTGACCGGATCGCAGCGTCCCGTGGGCCTGATCTTTCCCGACAGCCTGAACCGGCAGGTCTTTCTGGGCACGTTGCAGCTTGGCGACGAACGGCTGGCCATCGATTATGGTACCGACCGCATGCGCGATATGGCGGGGCTGCTCGAACGGATTGGCGACAATCGCTGGCGGCTGGTGCTGCCGGCGCCGGCCTATGAATCCTTGCTCGACGTGATCGAGCTGGTTCCCGCAAACTGA
- a CDS encoding mannose-1-phosphate guanylyltransferase — MSTEIQPIILCGGAGTRLWPESRGDRAKQFLPLTGSESLLRQTVARTPAGAHFTPPVILCGTGHVATVRDQMGDHEAALLVEPMPRNTAAAIALAVARADADSLLLVMPSDHIIADVSAFHAAIAKGAHLAQQDWLVTFGIAPDRPETGFGYIASGAALGDDGFAVARFVEKPPLAEAEHMLAAGGYSWNAGIFLFRAGRMRDAMLTHCRAIFEAADRAVAAGRYDGDALYADADAFAAAPSDSIDYAVMEKDDRVAVVPVAMGWSDLGSWQAVHALAGGKDADGNAVSGDAFLHDSHGNLVRAGGKRVSLVGMEGVAVIVDGDDILVMPLDRSQDVRAAAKARG, encoded by the coding sequence ATGAGTACCGAAATTCAACCGATCATCCTGTGCGGCGGCGCGGGTACCCGTCTCTGGCCCGAATCGCGCGGTGATCGCGCCAAGCAATTCCTGCCGCTGACCGGCTCCGAAAGCCTGCTCCGGCAGACCGTCGCCCGCACCCCAGCCGGGGCGCATTTCACGCCGCCCGTGATCCTGTGCGGGACAGGCCATGTCGCGACCGTGCGCGACCAGATGGGCGATCATGAGGCCGCGCTGCTCGTCGAACCGATGCCGCGCAACACCGCCGCCGCCATCGCGCTTGCGGTGGCGCGCGCCGACGCCGACAGCTTGCTGCTCGTCATGCCCAGCGACCATATCATCGCCGACGTTTCCGCCTTCCACGCCGCCATCGCCAAGGGCGCGCATCTGGCGCAGCAGGACTGGCTCGTCACCTTCGGCATCGCCCCCGACCGCCCCGAAACCGGCTTCGGCTATATCGCCAGCGGCGCCGCGCTCGGCGACGATGGTTTCGCGGTCGCCCGCTTCGTGGAAAAGCCGCCCCTGGCCGAGGCCGAACATATGCTGGCTGCAGGCGGTTATAGCTGGAACGCGGGCATTTTCCTGTTTCGCGCTGGCCGCATGCGCGATGCGATGCTCACCCATTGCCGCGCGATCTTCGAAGCCGCCGACCGCGCCGTCGCCGCGGGCCGATATGACGGCGACGCGCTCTATGCCGACGCCGACGCCTTTGCCGCCGCGCCCTCCGATTCGATCGACTATGCGGTGATGGAAAAGGACGACCGCGTCGCCGTCGTTCCCGTGGCGATGGGCTGGTCGGATCTCGGAAGTTGGCAGGCCGTCCACGCTCTGGCTGGCGGCAAGGATGCCGACGGCAATGCGGTCAGCGGCGACGCGTTCCTGCACGACAGTCACGGCAATCTTGTCCGTGCCGGCGGCAAGCGCGTGTCGCTCGTCGGGATGGAAGGCGTCGCGGTCATCGTCGACGGCGACGACATTCTCGTCATGCCGCTCGACCGCTCGCAGGACGTCCGTGCCGCGGCCAAGGCACGCGGTTAG
- a CDS encoding amidohydrolase: protein MRILWTGVAALALTMPAAAQSLGDQVQQQMPSLMAIYKDLHANPELSFMEVRSAGILATEARKLGFDVTEKVGGTGVVAVMKNGPGPVVLVRADMDGLPVTEQTGLPGASKVRVTTKEGVETGVMHACGHDTHMTSWIGTARLMAANKDKWSGTLVMIGQPAEERGAGARMMLEDGLYTRFPKPEYALAFHDAAQFPAGAIGYTPGYALANVDSVDILVKGVGGHGAYPQATKDPIVLASRIVTALQTLVSREISPLDSAVVTVGSFHAGAKHNIIPDEARLQLTVRSYTDEVRNHLLDGIARVAKGEAIAAGLPDDKLPVVSVEKDEFTPSTFNTPDFTEDMAAFLTTRFGDKRVIKMPPVMGGEDFGRFSRDDKDIKSLIIWVGGVPQAKLDAAKKEGRTLPSLHSPFWAPDAPAVISTATEALTSMAMKLMPKG from the coding sequence ATGCGGATTTTGTGGACGGGCGTTGCGGCACTGGCGCTGACGATGCCGGCGGCGGCGCAATCGCTGGGCGATCAGGTGCAGCAGCAGATGCCCTCGTTGATGGCGATCTACAAGGATCTGCACGCCAACCCCGAACTCAGCTTCATGGAGGTGCGCTCGGCCGGCATTCTCGCCACCGAAGCGCGCAAGCTCGGCTTCGATGTCACCGAAAAGGTTGGCGGAACCGGCGTCGTCGCCGTGATGAAGAACGGCCCCGGTCCGGTGGTGCTGGTGCGCGCGGACATGGACGGATTGCCGGTGACCGAACAGACGGGCCTGCCCGGTGCGTCAAAGGTTCGCGTGACCACCAAGGAAGGCGTCGAAACCGGCGTGATGCATGCGTGCGGCCACGATACGCACATGACGTCGTGGATCGGCACCGCGCGGCTGATGGCGGCGAACAAGGATAAATGGTCGGGAACGCTGGTGATGATCGGCCAACCCGCCGAGGAGCGCGGCGCGGGCGCGCGGATGATGCTCGAGGATGGGCTCTATACCCGCTTTCCGAAGCCGGAATATGCGCTCGCCTTCCACGACGCAGCGCAGTTTCCGGCCGGAGCGATCGGCTACACGCCGGGCTATGCGCTCGCCAATGTCGATAGCGTCGACATATTGGTAAAGGGCGTCGGCGGTCATGGCGCCTATCCGCAGGCAACCAAGGATCCGATCGTGCTGGCGAGCCGGATCGTCACCGCGCTGCAAACGCTCGTGTCGCGTGAAATCAGCCCGCTCGACAGCGCCGTCGTCACCGTCGGCAGTTTCCATGCCGGCGCGAAGCATAATATCATCCCCGACGAGGCGCGACTGCAGTTGACGGTTCGCAGCTATACCGACGAGGTGCGCAACCATCTGCTCGACGGCATTGCGCGCGTGGCCAAGGGCGAAGCGATCGCCGCAGGCCTCCCCGACGACAAATTGCCGGTGGTCAGCGTCGAAAAGGACGAATTCACGCCCTCGACCTTCAACACCCCCGATTTTACCGAGGATATGGCGGCGTTCCTGACGACGCGCTTTGGCGACAAGCGCGTCATCAAGATGCCGCCGGTCATGGGCGGCGAGGATTTCGGCCGCTTCTCACGCGATGACAAGGACATCAAGAGCCTGATCATCTGGGTCGGCGGCGTGCCGCAGGCCAAACTCGATGCGGCGAAGAAGGAAGGGCGGACCCTGCCCAGCCTTCACTCGCCCTTCTGGGCGCCCGACGCGCCCGCGGTCATCTCGACCGCGACCGAGGCGCTGACGTCGATGGCGATGAAGCTGATGCCGAAGGGGTGA
- a CDS encoding TerC family protein produces MEFLFSDWLGTPVWFWAAFIVLVVALTAFDLGILHKENKEMGIGESLKLSALYIGIALAFGAWIWAEKGGEAGLQYYTGFFIEKALSIDNIFVISLIFATFAIPARYQYRALLWGIVAVIVLRGIMIAGGAALVTEYEWLLYVFAAFLVFTGVKMLFASDKPMDVAGNPVVRWLSRHIPITPDLHGEKFFVRTIDKKSGKLALAATPLFLALVVINLADLVFAVDSVPAIFAITTDTFIVYTSNIMAILGLRALYFALAAMVHRFHYLKYALALVLVFIGSKIFVADFLLGGAKFPPLISLGVTVALIAGGVLWSLVKTKDGDASAST; encoded by the coding sequence ATGGAATTTCTGTTTTCCGACTGGCTCGGCACGCCGGTCTGGTTCTGGGCCGCCTTCATCGTCCTTGTCGTCGCGCTGACCGCATTCGACCTTGGCATCCTGCACAAGGAGAACAAGGAGATGGGGATCGGCGAGAGCCTGAAGCTCTCGGCGCTCTATATCGGCATCGCGCTGGCCTTCGGCGCCTGGATCTGGGCGGAGAAGGGCGGCGAGGCCGGCCTGCAATATTATACGGGCTTCTTCATCGAGAAGGCGCTGTCGATCGACAATATCTTCGTTATCTCGCTGATCTTCGCGACTTTTGCCATCCCCGCGCGCTATCAGTATCGCGCGCTGCTGTGGGGCATCGTCGCGGTGATCGTGCTGCGCGGGATCATGATCGCGGGCGGCGCGGCGCTGGTTACCGAATATGAATGGCTGCTCTATGTCTTCGCCGCCTTTCTGGTCTTCACCGGCGTCAAGATGCTGTTCGCGAGCGACAAGCCGATGGACGTTGCGGGCAATCCGGTCGTCCGCTGGCTGTCACGGCACATTCCGATCACGCCCGACCTGCACGGCGAAAAATTCTTCGTCCGCACGATCGACAAGAAGAGCGGCAAGCTCGCGCTCGCCGCGACGCCGTTGTTCCTGGCGCTGGTGGTCATCAATCTGGCCGACCTCGTTTTCGCGGTCGATAGTGTGCCGGCGATCTTCGCGATCACGACCGACACCTTCATCGTCTATACGTCGAACATCATGGCGATCCTCGGTCTTCGCGCGCTCTATTTCGCGCTCGCCGCGATGGTGCACCGTTTCCACTATCTGAAATATGCGCTGGCGCTGGTGCTCGTCTTCATCGGGTCGAAGATCTTCGTCGCCGACTTCCTGCTCGGCGGGGCCAAATTCCCGCCGCTGATCAGCCTGGGCGTCACGGTCGCGTTGATCGCCGGCGGCGTGCTCTGGTCGCTCGTTAAGACGAAGGACGGCGACGCATCGGCATCCACATAG
- a CDS encoding helix-turn-helix domain-containing protein translates to MAERRVFAGPAVRKVRREAAMTQAAMAEALDISPSYLNLIEHGQRPLSATVIVRLAERFGFDAAKLGAEDVLGGLAGLRRRLADPRFADLGIGAQEVDEWLQTAPTTAAAFARLFDAAPEGRADVEGDAPEVAAVRRAIEKWRNHFPDLDARAEELADELRLAGGDLYGTISERLRTRHQLGIRILPADVMPDRLRWLDWHARQLMLNELLRPASRTFQAAATLAQIEAKDEIDALIAGAEFAEAAAARLFERHLIQYFASALMMPYGRFLRACDATGYDLLLLQRRFGASFEQVAHRLTTLQRVGARGLPFFMLRIDRAGQGSKRYAGASQSPLVDGDARCPLWGVHEAFARPGEVVADLVELEDGSRWFTQSRNVAAPGATGGGTPARFAVCVGVDAKVAAPLIAARGLDLMRSAATPIGLGCRRCTRTGCVQRSAPPIGRPLRFRDGERGVSAFDFAGD, encoded by the coding sequence ATGGCGGAGCGGCGGGTGTTTGCAGGGCCGGCGGTGCGCAAGGTCCGGCGCGAAGCGGCGATGACGCAGGCGGCGATGGCCGAGGCGCTCGATATTTCGCCGAGCTATCTCAACCTGATCGAGCATGGTCAGCGGCCGTTGTCGGCGACGGTGATCGTGCGCCTGGCCGAGCGTTTCGGCTTCGATGCCGCAAAATTGGGCGCCGAGGACGTGCTCGGCGGGCTTGCAGGCCTGCGGCGGCGGCTTGCCGATCCGCGTTTCGCCGATCTCGGCATCGGCGCGCAGGAGGTCGATGAATGGCTGCAGACTGCGCCCACGACCGCCGCGGCCTTTGCACGGCTGTTCGACGCGGCGCCAGAGGGGCGCGCGGACGTGGAGGGCGATGCCCCCGAAGTGGCCGCGGTGCGCCGCGCCATCGAGAAATGGCGCAACCATTTCCCCGACCTCGACGCCCGCGCCGAGGAACTGGCCGATGAATTGCGCCTTGCGGGCGGTGACCTTTACGGCACGATTTCGGAGCGGCTGCGTACGCGCCACCAGCTCGGCATCCGCATCCTGCCCGCCGATGTCATGCCCGACCGGCTCCGCTGGCTCGACTGGCATGCGCGGCAATTGATGCTGAACGAACTGCTGCGCCCGGCAAGCCGGACCTTTCAGGCGGCGGCGACGCTGGCGCAGATCGAGGCGAAGGACGAGATCGATGCGCTGATTGCCGGCGCGGAATTTGCCGAAGCGGCAGCGGCGCGGCTGTTCGAGCGGCACCTGATCCAATATTTCGCGAGCGCGCTGATGATGCCCTATGGCCGCTTCCTGCGCGCCTGTGATGCGACGGGTTACGATCTGCTGTTGCTGCAGCGCCGCTTCGGGGCGAGCTTCGAGCAGGTGGCGCATCGGTTGACGACGCTGCAGCGCGTGGGTGCGCGCGGGCTGCCCTTCTTCATGCTGCGCATCGACCGCGCGGGGCAGGGGAGCAAGCGCTATGCCGGCGCGAGCCAGTCGCCGCTCGTCGACGGCGATGCGCGCTGTCCCTTGTGGGGCGTCCACGAAGCGTTCGCGCGCCCCGGCGAAGTGGTCGCCGATCTCGTCGAACTGGAAGACGGATCGCGCTGGTTCACGCAGAGCCGCAACGTGGCGGCGCCCGGCGCGACGGGGGGCGGGACGCCGGCGCGGTTCGCGGTGTGCGTCGGCGTCGATGCCAAGGTTGCGGCGCCGCTGATCGCCGCGCGCGGTCTGGACCTGATGCGCAGCGCCGCGACGCCGATCGGCCTTGGTTGTCGTCGCTGCACGCGGACCGGCTGCGTCCAGCGATCGGCGCCGCCGATCGGTCGCCCGCTGCGCTTTCGCGATGGCGAACGCGGCGTGAGCGCCTTCGATTTTGCGGGCGATTGA